The DNA region CGCCTCCTGCCGCACGTCGCGGTCGGCGCGCGCCGCCTCGCGCTCGCGGCGGAAGTACACCGACGCCGAGTCGGCCCGCCCCTGCTCCATCCACATCGCGCCCACGTTGCCGTACATGACCGCCAGCGTGCCGCTGTTGCCGCTCAGCCGCTGGGCGGCCTGCGCGATGTAGTAGCTGGCCGAGTCCGCGTGGCCCAGGCGGTAGTGCGTGAGGGCGAGGTTGTTCATCGCCACGCCCTCGTTCAGCGGCTTGTTGGCCACGTGGAAGGCGAACAGCGCACGCCTGTGGTACGCCAGCGCCGAGTCCGGCCGCCCCAGGTCGCCCTGCGCGTTCCCCACCTGCGAGAGCGTGCTGCCGCCGCCCTTGTCCTCCCACCCCGCCGCCACCGCGCGCCGGAAGTACGCCACCGCCGAGTCCGGCCGCTGTGCCGAGGCGTACGCCCCCGCCGCGTCGCCCAGCAGCCGCGCATCCAGCACGTGCGTCTTGGACCGGGCCGCCACCTCCAGTGCCTCCCGCAGCAGCGCCACGGCCGAGTCCGCCCTCTCCGCCTTGACGTAGATCTGCGCGGCGGCGTCCAGCGCCAGTGCGTGCGTCGTCCACCGCCCGGCCGCGCCGTACTGGTCCGCCGCCTGGCGCATCAGCCCCGCCGCCCGTGCGAGCGACGCTGCGTCGGTCGACTGCATGGTGCGCGACGCCGCGGCGAACAGCACGGCGGCGCTGTCGGCCGGCGTGCGCTGGGCGGCGAGCGGCGCGGTGGCGGCTACGACTGCGAGGAGGGAGACGGCGGCGGGACGGCGGATGCGCATGGGCGCGGCTCCGGAGTGGAGGGGCGTTGCGGGCGATGCTGACGCGGGCGGATGCGGCCGACGCACGCCGCGGACGTTTACGATGGCACCCGCCGCGCATCCGCGCCACGGTCGCGTTCCGCCCTGCATCCGCCGAGGTGCCGCGGATGTGCGATTGCAGGATCCCCGGACGCAACAAGTGCCCGCGGGAGGACGTCTCCGCGGGCCCTTCGTCGCCGATCATCAGGAGTTTCGCGGGGGAGAGGGGCCCCCTCCCCCAGCCCCTCCCCCAAAACTGCCTGGGGGAGGGGAGCTAGATCGCAGCAGCCGTGAGGGTTACGCGTCCAGCGGAATGGGTCGGCAAGGGCGAGCGGGTGGGGTAGTCGAGATGCGGCTGCCGAAAACAACGGAGTTGCCGACCAATCTTCCTTCCGATATGACCGGTGCGGATCTTTCTTATCTCGCAACCCACCGAACAAAACGCGCTAAACAACACGCCCACAAGCAGTTCTCCCCTCTCCCGCTTGCGGGGGAGGGGCCGGGGGAGGGGGCATCCCTTCAGCACGCCTCACCGTCCCAGCACCGCCTACATCTACCAGACCTCAGTAGACGAGCTGGCTGGCGATGAGGTTCTGGAGGAGGGAGATGGCGAAGAAGGCGACGAGCGGGGAGAGGTCCAGCCCGCCCATGGGCGGCAGGATGGAGGAGATGGGCCGCAGCACGGTGTCGGTGATGCGGCGGATGGCCTCCACGGCGGGGTTGCGCGACATGGGCGAGACGACCCACGACAGGATCACCCGCGCCAGGATGAGCAGCTTGAACAGGTTCAGCGTGGCCAGCAGGAGCGCCCATCCCATCGCGTACCTCCCGTCAGGGTGCGGCGTTTACCGTTGGGCCCAGGTACACCAGCACCGGGGCGGGAAGGGAATGCGCGGCCTCGTACAGCCGCACGGCGGTGAGAGCGTCGGCGCCGGTGAGGGCGGTCGACTTGATACCCGTGAGCATGAGCTCGTGTGCCAGCTCGCGCGCGCGGGCTTCGGGCGTGTCCAGCTCCAGCAGCCGCTCGCCGCGCCAGCGCCGCAGCCGGTCCGCGAAGACCGCCGCGGGCAGCGGCGCGTCGGCGAAGGCGGCGACGGAGCCCTTCAACAGCTCCACCCAGCGGTCGGACTCGCCGGGCGGGACGACGACCTCGAAGCGCAGCTCGCCGCCGCCCGCGTGCCGCACGATCTCGGCGCGGGCGTTGTACACCGAGCGCCGGCTGGGGCCGAACGAGATGCGCTGCACAGCCAGCGAGGCCAGCATGCGCAGCGCCTCCACGTCCGCCCCCGGCGGGAACGGGTACGTCGCCGAGACGAAGGCGGTGATGGAGTTGTACTCCTTGCGCACCGGCTCGGTCGCGGGCTGCGGCGCCGGAACCTCCGTCGCGGCGAGCGGCGCGGCGTCGATCTGCGAGGTGAGGAAGGCGTGCGCCGCCGC from Longimicrobiaceae bacterium includes:
- a CDS encoding YggT family protein gives rise to the protein MGWALLLATLNLFKLLILARVILSWVVSPMSRNPAVEAIRRITDTVLRPISSILPPMGGLDLSPLVAFFAISLLQNLIASQLVY